In Phlebotomus papatasi isolate M1 chromosome 1, Ppap_2.1, whole genome shotgun sequence, the following proteins share a genomic window:
- the LOC129804080 gene encoding uncharacterized protein LOC129804080 — protein sequence MAKANPETAAELKTLHRSRGAVKASLTRLELNIQDGRTLFTADLLSAYEIQLQNIIQRFEDVQQKIYTCPEVTDEDLDQECCEESTFNDRVVQVQVKISQLNRTVRRDEHPSVTNTAATEDLTKLWQQQLEINTKLVESMKTRGSNVKLPPIEIKKFTGNYSDWASFRDMYTCTIHNNDALTPVEKFKYLKGYLSGEAESEIDQLAITDENYPVAWKAIQERFEKKQNIVSTHIQSFLNIPVIGEASAKSLRGMFSMSRKVIKALDALNCDQRDIWLVHILVSKLDKESVALWSRETSSSQVASLHDFFNFLEKRCDSLEMVQSQNSGKSLNKSTEKSTKNVVKQKSTLAVTQTKKCAICQQEAHQVFQCTKFINSTPTQRLDLLRKAKLCINCIRGTHSVESCQSSSCRRCNMRHNTLLHEAFHTPQSQSGDTAAPSTSSASDNSQSNGAIPKANGNAAVPQPQTTAVIQSDTVSTTLMTRPSTVHQSVLPTVSLFLIDNNGKRHKCRGLLDSCSQANLITKRLVDKCGIPTYIKPAHSISGIGSQSTKVTQAVMATINSRNHTFATKCEFLLMENITDDQPVSDINLEWKIPNDVFLADPDFAKPGKIDMLLGVDIFTQVIRAGRVEGNPTLLETALGYVVAGSFTSGGDMLNCSCLCSTQTLDTLHHAIEKFWMIEEPSSIKSSPKSEEGECEKHFAHHVTRDGSGRYIVKLPTKENVTQLGESRDSALKRFRCIERRLQRDPAIKEQYTAFMKEYEDLGHMRKLPGHYESDKPAVYLPHHPVMKLSSSSTPVRVVFDASARTSSGIALNDVLMVGPKIQDDIFCILLRFRQHPIAIKADIRKMFRQIRVADEDQNLQRIFWRDSPDKPIETYLLSTVTYGTASASFLSTRCIQQLAIDEGDSLPLAKEATMSDFYVDDFLSGGSSIPAVQELRQQMTELMSRGGFHLTKWMASDSAALTGVPEEDCDMNTHDKLGGENTTKALGIKWDTSRDDFTFKAAPYTDKVTMRNLLSEISKIYDPLGFLTPVVVRAKILMQDIWSIEADWDDDLSDHPDIVNRWTNYQKSMPDVAEITIPRRLTSLEHPAECHLLVFCDASEKAFGACIYVKTIDEDGNSTCQLLCAKSKVAPRKEVTLPRLELCGAVLAMKLLQAVQKSLTIKVDSITAFTDSTIVLHWLAGEPQRWKKFVANRVKEVQEQLPREHWYHVPSKLNPADICSRGTTPKELANNNLWWTGPDLSQILDKQPDVFMETSDERLEQRKTFAVSLGQHSTNVSNSANFWAILERFSSHSRMLRYLTYWRRYFQNLKAKVDKSPLDFSALRVEEIQKTNQHIIRAIQKQSFPSEYKSLQEGKQVPRQSRVAKLNPFLDDSQMIRVGGRIQASNLTVEQKHPILLPPKHHLTRLISDMTHLQTCHGGPHMILATMRQMYWPLRGLDVAKATVRQCIRCFRCNPKAAHQIMGNLPPARVQFSRPFQRVGIDFCGPFQIKLPLRGGRSTKMYVCVFICFISRAIHLELVSDLSTEAFLASFKRFIARRGKPTDVFCDNGKNFVGASSHLADVQQFLSEKTTRHIITKNAADDNISFHFIPPRSPHFGGLWESAVRAFKRHFYRVIGNERLTQEAFTTVLAEIEMCLNSRPLMPQSDDPSDLEVVTPGHFLIGQSLNTLPAHDVSNVPKNRLSVWRQLDQIRQHFWSRWSREILTNMQVRSKWQFPQENVNIGDLVLLIEDNLPPLAWITGRITETHQGKDGKIRVVNVQTSSGNYMRAITKIALFPKENNPEVDTSALGNMS from the coding sequence ATGGCCAAGGCAAATCCTGAAACGGCGGCTGAGCTGAAAACATTGCATCGCAGCAGAGGTGCAGTCAAGGCATCATTGACTAGGCTTGAGTTGAACATTCAGGATGGTAGAACACTCTTCACGGCAGACCTTCTCTCCGCTTATGAGATTCAGCTTCAAAACATCATACAGAGATTTGAGGATGTTCAGCAGAAGATCTACACGTGTCCCGAGGTCACGGACGAAGATCTCGATCAAGAGTGTTGTGAGGAATCAACGTTCAATGACAGAGTTGTGCAAGTCCAGGTAAAAATCTCGCAGCTCAATCGTACAGTACGTAGAGACGAGCACCCATCCGTCACCAACACGGCAGCAACGGAAGACTTAACAAAACTCTGGCAACAGCAACTCGAGATCAACACCAAGTTGGTAGAGTCCATGAAGACACGAGGCAGCAATGTCAAGCTTCCTCCAATAGAGATAAAGAAGTTCACTGGAAATTACAGCGACTGGGCTTCCTTCCGCGATATGTACACATGTACTATCCACAACAATGACGCCTTGACACCAGTCGAGAAGTTTAAGTACCTGAAAGGATATCTCAGTGGAGAGGCTGAGTCAGAAATTGACCAATTGGCCATTACTGACGAAAACTACCCAGTGGCGTGGAAAGCAATACAAGAAAGGTTCGAGAAGAAACAAAACATTGTTTCGACACACATCCAATCGTTCCTTAATATTCCCGTCATTGGAGAAGCCAGCGCAAAATCACTTCGGGGCATGTTCAGTATGTCTCGCAAAGTAATTAAGGCTCTTGACGCTCTCAACTGCGACCAAAGAGATATCTGGTTGGTGCACATCCTAGTCAGCAAGTTGGATAAGGAATCTGTAGCGCTGTGGTCAAGGGAGACATCGTCATCACAAGTCGCATCACTTcatgattttttcaattttctggaGAAACGGTGCGACTCACTGGAGATGGTTCAATCACAGAACAGTGGGAAGAGCCTCAACAAATCTacagaaaaatcaacaaaaaatgtGGTGAAGCAAAAGTCCACCCTGGCCGTCACACAAACGAAGAAATGTGCAATCTGTCAGCAAGAAGCACACCAAGTTTTCCAGTGCACCAAGTTTATCAATTCCACTCCCACACAAAGATTGGACCTATTGAGGAAGGCAAAGCTTTGCATCAACTGCATAAGAGGAACGCACAGCGTTGAATCCTGCCAATCTTCAAGTTGTAGACGATGCAACATGCGTCATAACACGCTTCTTCATGAAGCATTTCACACACCACAGTCACAGAGTGGAGACACAGCAGCTCCCTCTACTTCATCTGCTTCTGACAACAGCCAGAGCAACGGGGCCATTCCCAAGGCTAATGGAAACGCAGCAGTTCCGCAGCCACAAACCACAGCAGTCATTCAGTCAGATACAGTGTCCACGACACTTATGACTCGTCCATCAACAGTTCATCAATCAGTCCTACCAACAGTCAGTCTCTTCTTGATTGACAACAATGGGAAGAGACACAAGTGCAGAGGACTTCTGGATTCCTGCAGCCAGGCAAACCTTATCACAAAAAGGCTTGTTGACAAATGCGGAATTCCTACGTACATCAAACCAGCACATTCAATTTCCGGAATTGGAAGCCAATCTACAAAGGTCACACAGGCCGTCATGGCGACAATCAACTCCCGGAACCACACATTCGCCACCAAGTGCGAGTTTCTGCTCATGGAAAATATTACCGATGATCAGCCAGTCAGTGATATAAACCTCGAGTGGAAAATTCCCAACGATGTCTTTCTGGCAGATCCGGACTTCGCAAAACCGGGAAAAATTGACATGCTCCTCGGCGTGGATATTTTCACACAAGTGATCCGTGCTGGAAGAGTCGAGGGCAACCCCACGTTGCTCGAGACAGCTCTAGGATATGTGGTAGCAGGCAGCTTCACATCTGGAGGAGACATGTTGAATTGCAGTTGTCTCTGCTCCACGCAGACTCTGGACACACTGCATCATGCCATTGAGAAATTCTGGATGATTGAGGAACCATCTTCAATCAAATCATCTCCAAAGTCAGAGGAAGGAGAATGCGAAAAACATTTCGCCCACCATGTCACCCGGGACGGCAGTGGACGATACATCGTGAAACTGCCTACCAAGGAAAATGTCACACAACTCGGTGAATCTCGTGACTCTGCTTTGAAGAGGTTTCGCTGCATTGAGAGAAGACTTCAAAGGGATCCAGCAATCAAGGAACAGTATACTGCATTCATGAAGGAATATGAGGATCTCGGACATATGAGAAAACTCCCTGGGCATTACGAGTCTGATAAACCAGCAGTTTATCTTCCTCATCACCCTGTAATGAAGCTTTCATCTTCATCTACCCCCGTCAGGGTGGTTTTTGATGCTTCGGCCAGAACATCCAGCGGGATTGCACTCAATGATGTCCTAATGGTTGGCCCAAAAATACAGGACGACATCTTCTGCATTTTGCTCAGGTTCCGACAGCATCCCATTGCCATCAAAGCGGACATCCGCAAAATGTTTCGCCAGATCCGTGTGGCTGACGAGGATCAGAATCTTCAGAGAATATTCTGGCGGGACTCCCCAGACAAGCCGATTGAGACCTACTTGCTGTCTACAGTCACATATGGCACAGCAAGTGCCAGTTTTCTCAGTACAAGGTGCATTCAGCAACTCGCCATCGATGAAGGAGACTCACTACCCCTCGCCAAGGAAGCTACAATGTCAGATTTCTATGTGGACGATTTTCTTTCCGGAGGGTCTTCCATACCAGCAGTTCAAGAGCTTCGTCAACAGATGACAGAACTCATGTCTCGAGGGGGATTCCACTTGACAAAGTGGATGGCAAGCGATTCCGCAGCTCTTACAGGAGTTCCGGAGGAAGATTGCGATATGAATACACACGACAAATTGGGCGGAGAAAACACCACAAAGGCTCTTGGCATTAAATGGGACACATCACGTGATGATTTCACATTCAAAGCAGCACCATACACCGACAAGGTTACCATGAGAAATTTACTCtcagaaatttcaaaaatttacgaCCCATTGGGATTTCTTACGCCAGTAGTGGTTAGAGCAAAAATTCTGATGCAGGATATCTGGAGCATTGAGGCGGATTGGGATGATGACTTGTCTGACCACCCAGACATTGTTAACAGATGGACAAACTATCAAAAATCAATGCCTGATGTTGCAGAGATAACCATTCCCCGAAGGTTAACATCACTCGAGCATCCAGCAGAGTGCCATCTACTTGTATTTTGTGATGCTTCAGAGAAAGCTTTCGGCGCCTGCATTTACGTCAAAACAATTGACGAAGACGGCAATTCAACTTGCCAGCTGCTCTGTGCCAAATCAAAAGTTGCTCCGCGCAAGGAGGTAACACTTCCCCGTCTAGAACTTTGTGGTGCAGTCCTGGCCATGAAGCTACTCCAAGCTGTTCAAAAATCACTCACAATCAAGGTGGATTCTATCACAGCCTTCACTGACTCAACAATCGTTTTGCATTGGCTAGCAGGTGAGCCTCAAAGGTGGAAAAAGTTTGTGGCAAATCGAGTCAAGGAAGTGCAGGAGCAATTGCCAAGGGAACACTGGTACCATGTGCCGTCAAAGCTGAACCCAGCGGACATTTGTTCCAGAGGAACCACTCCCAAGGAATTAGCAAACAACAACTTATGGTGGACTGGACCAGACCTGTCACAAATCCTAGACAAGCAACCAGATGTCTTCATGGAAACTTCAGATGAGAGACTTGAGCAGAGAAAAACCTTCGCTGTCAGCCTTGGGCAACATTCAACAAATGTTTCCAATTCTGCGAATTTCTGGGCCATCCTGGAAAGATTTTCCTCACACTCAAGAATGCTCAGATATCTCACGTACTGGAGGAGGTATTTCCAAAACCTGAAGGCCAAAGTCGATAAATCCCCATTAGATTTCTCGGCACTGAGGGTGGAGGAAATACAGAAGACAAATCAACACATCATTCGAGCCATCCAGAAGCAGTCTTTTCCAAGTGAATACAAGTCTCTTCAGGAAGGAAAGCAGGTGCCAAGACAGTCCCGTGTGGCCAAATTGAACCCATTTCTGGACGACTCGCAGATGATTCGTGTTGGAGGTCGCATCCAGGCCTCAAATCTGACAGTGGAGCAGAAGCACCCAATACTTCTGCCTCCCAAACACCACCTGACAAGACTTATTTCTGACATGACGCACCTACAGACTTGTCACGGAGGACCTCACATGATACTCGCCACAATGAGACAGATGTACTGGCCACTACGCGGGCTTGACGTTGCCAAGGCTACCGTGAGACAGTGCATCAGGTGCTTCAGGTGCAATCCCAAGGCTGCACACCAAATCATGGGGAACCTGCCACCAGCAAGAGTCCAATTTTCTCGACCGTTCCAGAGAGTGGGAATCGACTTTTGTGGACCATTTCAAATCAAATTGCCCTTGAGAGGAGGACGCTCGACAAAAATGTACGTATGTGTCTTCATATGTTTTATTTCTAGAGCAATCCATCTTGAGCTGGTGTCCGACTTGTCCACGGAAGCCTTCCTGGCCTCATTCAAGCGATTTATTGCTCGTCGAGGAAAACCCACTGACGTATTTTGCGACAATGGGAAGAATTTCGTTGGTGCATCATCCCACCTCGCTGACGTCCAGCAATTCTTGTCTGAAAAGACAACAAGGCACATCATCACAAAAAATGCCGCAGATGACAACATCTCATTCCATTTCATACCGCCGAGAAGTCCCCACTTTGGAGGTCTCTGGGAATCCGCGGTGAGAGCTTTCAAGCGACATTTTTACCGTGTGATCGGGAATGAGAGGCTCACTCAGGAAGCGTTTACTACAGTTCTCGCCGAAATAGAGATGTGTCTTAACTCCCGTCCACTCATGCCACAATCAGACGATCCATCTGATCTGGAAGTTGTCACGCCAGGACACTTTTTGATTGGACAGTCACTCAACACTTTGCCGGCTCATGACGTCAGCAATGTTCCCAAGAATCGCCTCAGTGTCTGGAGACAACTTGACCAGATTAGACAGCACTTCTGGAGCCGTTGGAGTCGAGAGATTCTCACAAACATGCAAGTGAGAAGCAAATGGCAATTTCCTCAGGAAAATGTCAACATTGGAGATTTGGTGCTTCTCATCGAAGACAACCTTCCACCACTCGCTTGGATCACCGGGAGAATCACAGAGACTCATCAAGGGAAAGACGGCAAAATTCGGGTAGTCAATGTACAAACTTCATCCGGAAATTACATGAGAGCCATCACCAAGATTGCACTGTTCCCGAAAGAGAATAATCCAGAAGTTGACACTTCTGCCTTGGGCAATATGTCGTGA